The following are encoded in a window of bacterium genomic DNA:
- a CDS encoding glycosyltransferase family 4 protein, with amino-acid sequence MLRARPKIFYVANARMPSEKAHGIQLAKMCEAFIEQGVDLTLVVPRVSGGGHGSVRAYYGLRVDVPTVFLPVLNFFPSASWGFTLRAFSFAVSSFLYVLLKRLRYGRAGAFIYTIDLDQFSYFLLPLAGFPVFFEAHGGKWSSAFLRFFLRRVRGVITNSGGTKAALLRDFDLAEARVVVEPNGIDLAQFAALPTREEARRALGLPQEAEIALYVGRFYGWKGLSILIEAARLLPNVAFWLVGGGIEEFCGVAGVSMSDVPANISFVGGVSQSEVPRWLAAADVLLVLGTQHNEYSWRETSPMKLFEYMASRRPIVASATPANREIVSDDEAIFYTPDDADSLARAITRALGEREISTALTDRAFAKVARWTWSERARRVLDFCLRS; translated from the coding sequence ATGTTAAGGGCTCGTCCAAAAATTTTTTATGTTGCGAACGCACGGATGCCCTCGGAAAAAGCGCACGGGATTCAGCTCGCGAAGATGTGCGAGGCGTTTATTGAGCAGGGCGTTGATCTTACGCTTGTGGTGCCGCGTGTGAGTGGTGGCGGCCACGGCAGCGTGCGTGCGTACTACGGCCTGCGCGTCGATGTGCCTACTGTTTTTTTGCCTGTTCTAAATTTTTTTCCATCGGCGTCGTGGGGTTTTACGCTCCGGGCGTTTTCGTTTGCGGTGAGTTCGTTTTTGTATGTGTTGCTCAAGCGGCTGCGGTACGGCCGCGCTGGCGCGTTTATCTACACAATAGACCTTGATCAATTTTCCTATTTTCTCTTGCCGCTTGCAGGGTTTCCGGTTTTTTTTGAGGCACACGGGGGGAAGTGGTCGAGTGCGTTTTTGCGGTTTTTCCTCCGCCGCGTGCGTGGCGTTATCACAAACAGCGGCGGCACCAAGGCCGCTCTCTTGCGAGATTTTGATCTCGCCGAAGCGCGCGTCGTCGTCGAGCCGAACGGTATTGATCTTGCTCAGTTTGCTGCGCTCCCCACGCGAGAGGAGGCGCGGCGCGCGCTTGGCTTGCCGCAAGAAGCCGAGATCGCGCTCTACGTCGGTCGTTTCTACGGGTGGAAGGGGCTCAGTATTCTTATCGAGGCGGCGCGATTGCTCCCAAATGTCGCCTTTTGGCTCGTCGGCGGCGGGATTGAGGAATTTTGCGGTGTCGCGGGCGTCTCGATGAGCGACGTGCCCGCAAACATTTCTTTTGTTGGCGGCGTGTCGCAGAGCGAGGTGCCGCGCTGGCTCGCCGCCGCAGACGTCCTCCTCGTCCTCGGCACGCAGCACAACGAGTACTCCTGGCGCGAGACCTCGCCGATGAAGCTTTTTGAATACATGGCCTCGCGCCGTCCCATAGTCGCGAGCGCGACGCCGGCAAACAGAGAAATTGTCTCCGACGACGAGGCGATCTTTTATACGCCCGACGATGCAGATTCTCTCGCACGCGCAATTACACGCGCGCTTGGCGAACGAGAGATTTCTACCGCACTCACTGACAGAGCGTTCGCGAAAGTCGCTCGATGGACCTGGTCCGAGCGCGCGAGGCGAGTGCTTGACTTTTGCTTACGTTCGTGA
- a CDS encoding GDP-mannose 4,6-dehydratase, with product MSTVRPRMLITGGAGFIGSNAARFFAARGWDVSVLDNLSRRGVEHNLRALGEELGGHMRFLRADVRSDQGILDEEAASHDALLHFAGQVAVTTSVADPRTDFETNALGTFNVLEAVRRAPTPPIFIYSSTNKVYGALEELSISEDESRYSLADFPHGVSERQQLDFHSPYGCSKGAADKYVRDYARIYGLPTVVFRQSCIYGPHQFGIEDQGWLAWFAIAGLLGRPVTIYGTGKQVRDVLHIEDLMALYERAIERIAAARGQAFNVGGGAANTRSLIEFFSELERGHTLTLRPSRSVERPGDQRVYVSDNRKAREVLGWEPQVGATEGIGSLIGWVRENLPMIATLY from the coding sequence ATGAGCACCGTGAGACCGCGGATGCTCATTACCGGTGGTGCGGGGTTTATCGGCTCTAATGCCGCGCGTTTTTTTGCCGCTCGTGGGTGGGACGTGAGCGTGCTTGATAATCTCTCGCGTCGCGGCGTCGAGCACAACCTGCGCGCCCTTGGCGAGGAGTTGGGGGGACACATGCGATTTCTGCGGGCGGACGTCCGCTCTGACCAGGGGATACTTGACGAGGAGGCGGCATCGCACGATGCTCTCCTCCACTTCGCGGGGCAGGTTGCGGTGACGACATCTGTGGCTGACCCGCGCACCGATTTTGAGACGAACGCACTGGGTACGTTCAATGTGCTGGAGGCGGTGCGCAGAGCGCCGACGCCGCCGATTTTCATATACTCCTCGACGAATAAGGTCTACGGCGCGCTTGAGGAGCTCTCGATTAGCGAAGACGAAAGCCGCTACTCGCTTGCGGACTTCCCGCACGGCGTCTCCGAGCGTCAACAGCTCGACTTCCACTCGCCCTACGGATGCAGCAAGGGCGCGGCGGACAAATATGTGCGTGACTATGCGCGGATTTACGGTTTGCCGACCGTGGTGTTTCGACAGTCCTGTATTTATGGCCCGCACCAGTTCGGCATAGAGGATCAGGGGTGGCTCGCATGGTTTGCGATCGCGGGTCTTTTGGGGCGGCCGGTTACGATCTATGGGACCGGCAAGCAAGTGCGCGACGTGCTTCACATTGAGGACTTGATGGCGCTCTATGAGCGTGCGATCGAGCGCATCGCGGCTGCGCGCGGGCAGGCGTTTAACGTTGGTGGTGGGGCGGCCAACACGCGCTCACTCATCGAATTTTTCAGCGAGCTTGAGCGCGGGCACACACTCACACTTCGTCCCTCGCGCTCTGTGGAGCGCCCGGGAGACCAGAGAGTGTATGTGAGCGACAATCGCAAGGCGCGCGAAGTTCTCGGCTGGGAGCCCCAGGTCGGGGCGACGGAGGGCATCGGTTCACTTATCGGGTGGGTGAGAGAAAATCTGCCGATGATTGCGACACTGTATTGA
- a CDS encoding type II toxin-antitoxin system PemK/MazF family toxin, with amino-acid sequence MHHKEHHPPLVSRSDIWWASVGENVGSEVDGKSGLFSRPVIIFKKLAHGFYFVIPTTTKVREGTWYVDVRHHGKNMAVCLHQARAIDHRRLSSKIGTLDDADMARVQHGFDALYK; translated from the coding sequence TTGCATCATAAGGAGCACCACCCGCCACTCGTTTCGCGTAGCGACATTTGGTGGGCGAGCGTCGGAGAAAATGTCGGCTCCGAGGTTGACGGAAAAAGCGGACTATTTTCACGCCCGGTTATCATTTTCAAAAAGCTCGCCCACGGCTTTTATTTTGTTATCCCGACAACGACGAAGGTACGCGAGGGTACATGGTATGTCGACGTCCGTCACCATGGGAAAAACATGGCAGTGTGTCTTCACCAAGCGCGGGCTATTGACCATCGTCGCCTGTCTTCTAAAATCGGCACCTTGGATGACGCAGACATGGCGCGCGTACAACACGGCTTTGATGCGCTCTACAAATAA
- a CDS encoding glycosyltransferase family 1 protein encodes MKIGIILHPYGEREPAGLARTIFELTRGMLEVDQENEYLIFTKHAPAALPDLPGRNWCLVPLIERDAGFLSRALWLNRLRRAAQADVYLFNTPVLPLLWKPRRSVVLALDFAYLRLPPENMRQWISKYLTRAYHAYSLSRADRVVAISEATKRDTVVLFGTRAEHIAVVLCGFKKVCDAEEVPRDVHAPFFLCVGVVKQRKNTLAVVEAFAEYCERGGEGTLVLGGRMQGVYAERVRRTIHERGVTNRVQILGHLNDGELSFLYRRARALVFPSLIEGFGYPILEAMHCGLSVITSNGSSLAEVAGDAALLVDPRDPHALASAMLRLACEPALRAELAARGRVRAAEFSWRKAGREMLAILEHMVG; translated from the coding sequence ATGAAAATCGGCATTATTTTGCACCCGTACGGCGAGCGCGAGCCCGCAGGGCTCGCGCGGACTATCTTCGAGCTTACGCGTGGGATGCTCGAAGTTGACCAGGAGAACGAGTATCTGATTTTTACGAAACACGCTCCTGCGGCGCTGCCGGACTTGCCAGGGAGAAACTGGTGCCTGGTGCCGCTCATCGAGCGAGATGCGGGCTTTCTCTCCCGCGCGCTCTGGCTCAACCGACTCCGCAGAGCGGCTCAGGCGGACGTGTACCTTTTCAATACGCCGGTACTGCCTCTTCTTTGGAAGCCGCGGCGGTCTGTCGTGCTCGCGCTTGATTTTGCCTATCTTCGCCTGCCGCCGGAGAACATGCGCCAGTGGATTTCAAAATACCTCACGCGCGCCTACCATGCGTACTCGCTGTCTCGGGCAGACCGTGTTGTTGCAATTTCTGAGGCGACGAAACGGGACACCGTGGTCCTTTTTGGTACTCGGGCGGAGCATATCGCCGTGGTGCTCTGCGGCTTCAAAAAAGTGTGCGATGCCGAGGAGGTACCGCGCGATGTGCACGCACCGTTTTTTCTTTGCGTCGGCGTCGTAAAGCAGCGTAAGAACACGCTCGCAGTCGTTGAGGCGTTTGCCGAGTACTGCGAGAGGGGCGGGGAGGGGACGCTTGTACTTGGTGGGAGAATGCAGGGTGTGTACGCCGAGCGCGTGCGCCGTACGATACACGAGAGGGGTGTTACGAATCGCGTGCAGATACTAGGGCATCTCAACGACGGGGAGTTGAGCTTTCTCTACCGGCGTGCGCGTGCGCTCGTGTTCCCGAGCCTTATTGAGGGGTTCGGCTACCCGATACTCGAGGCCATGCACTGCGGCCTTTCGGTGATCACGTCGAACGGTTCGTCGCTTGCGGAAGTTGCAGGAGACGCGGCGCTCCTTGTGGACCCCCGCGATCCGCACGCTCTCGCGAGCGCAATGCTCCGGCTGGCGTGCGAGCCCGCCCTCCGCGCAGAACTTGCCGCGCGTGGCCGCGTGCGGGCAGCAGAGTTCAGTTGGCGGAAAGCGGGTCGGGAGATGCTCGCGATACTTGAGCATATGGTAGGGTAA
- a CDS encoding glycosyltransferase family 9 protein — translation MIPNRYKRFFFFCAVIVAAPVVFVCIALRRNARRRSPKAPLRIVVLPQLTRIGDLVCATPVFRAIKERYPDAHLAVVTTNKVVGIIRNNPRIDEIIIYKSTELLGLVRALRSGNFDWSFSLTGTSFGNLIFFAGLVHNRAKITRSDRTWTERLTDWMASHKLFYTHGTYLPRRYLDLLRFIGIEAPREQQEIFVSTEAGARAASFLKEHGLDGRHPLIGVSVTAGNKIKEWGDARFADLARELIARYPTGAVVFLGAPRDSARIGALVESLDVQHRVLNKNIQHSTLNTVLNIFTAATDFSLDELAAFIKRLDLYIGVDTGPIYIAHALSMPLVDITGPVDPWEQPPHDSTSICVMPPAPFYPSSFVLKRPGSKEAHAHARDAISVEMVAGAAVELLGATDSLKKV, via the coding sequence ATGATTCCAAATCGTTACAAGCGTTTCTTTTTTTTCTGCGCGGTTATAGTCGCCGCGCCGGTTGTTTTTGTCTGCATTGCGCTGCGTCGCAACGCACGACGCCGCTCTCCGAAGGCCCCACTGCGCATCGTTGTCCTGCCCCAGCTCACGCGCATCGGGGACCTCGTGTGCGCGACGCCGGTATTCCGCGCGATCAAGGAGCGGTATCCGGACGCGCATCTTGCAGTGGTTACGACGAATAAGGTGGTCGGGATCATTCGTAACAATCCGCGCATTGACGAGATTATAATTTACAAAAGCACGGAGCTCCTTGGACTCGTCCGCGCGCTTCGTAGCGGCAACTTTGATTGGAGCTTCTCGCTCACCGGCACCTCGTTCGGCAATCTCATTTTTTTCGCCGGGCTTGTGCACAATCGCGCAAAGATTACGCGCAGCGACAGGACATGGACCGAGCGCCTCACCGACTGGATGGCGTCACACAAACTATTCTACACGCACGGGACCTATCTGCCACGGCGTTATCTCGATTTGCTACGTTTTATCGGCATTGAGGCGCCGCGTGAGCAGCAGGAGATTTTTGTGAGCACAGAGGCCGGGGCCCGCGCAGCTTCATTTTTGAAAGAGCACGGCCTTGACGGCAGGCATCCGCTGATTGGCGTCAGTGTCACGGCAGGGAACAAGATCAAGGAGTGGGGCGACGCGCGGTTTGCCGACCTCGCGCGCGAGCTCATAGCGCGATACCCAACTGGCGCCGTCGTCTTTCTCGGCGCGCCGCGCGACAGCGCGCGCATCGGCGCGCTCGTCGAGTCGCTCGATGTTCAACACCGAGTGTTGAACAAAAATATTCAACACTCGACGTTGAACACGGTGTTGAACATTTTTACTGCGGCGACGGATTTTTCGCTTGACGAACTCGCGGCTTTTATCAAGCGGCTCGACCTCTACATCGGAGTGGACACTGGGCCGATCTATATCGCCCACGCGCTCAGTATGCCACTCGTTGATATTACGGGGCCGGTTGACCCGTGGGAGCAGCCCCCGCACGACAGCACAAGTATCTGCGTCATGCCGCCCGCGCCGTTTTATCCTTCAAGTTTCGTGCTGAAACGCCCCGGATCAAAAGAAGCCCACGCGCATGCGCGCGACGCGATCTCGGTCGAGATGGTGGCTGGGGCGGCGGTGGAACTCCTTGGCGCTACTGACAGTTTGAAAAAGGTATGA
- the gmd gene encoding GDP-mannose 4,6-dehydratase encodes MNGQRKVALVTGVTGQDGSYLVEFLLAKDYDVHGIVRRSSVFNTGRIGHIYPQAHEQERVFLHYGDLADASSLARLIERINPDEIYNLGAQSHVRVSFDVPEYTADVNGLGSLRILEALRETRSHAKFYQASSSEMYGASPPPQNEQTPFRPRSPYGIAKLFAHWTAVNYREAYNIFACCGILFNHESPRRGENFVTRKITISIAELLAGKRDKIYLGNLDAKRDWGYAPDYVEAMWLMLQQKQPDDYVIATGEMHSVRDFLAEAFRLAGIDAWERFVEIDQRYLRPTEVDVLRGDASKAREKLGWRPTVGFYDLVRIMLEHDCQSLGVSLPKG; translated from the coding sequence ATGAATGGCCAACGTAAAGTAGCTCTTGTGACAGGCGTCACGGGGCAGGACGGGTCGTATCTTGTCGAATTTCTGCTCGCAAAGGATTACGACGTGCACGGGATCGTGCGTCGTTCTTCGGTGTTTAACACGGGACGTATTGGCCACATCTACCCGCAGGCGCACGAGCAAGAGCGCGTGTTTCTTCACTATGGCGACCTCGCAGATGCGAGCTCGCTTGCACGGCTCATCGAGAGGATTAATCCCGACGAGATCTACAACCTCGGCGCGCAGAGCCATGTGCGCGTGAGTTTTGACGTGCCGGAGTACACCGCTGACGTGAACGGTCTCGGGTCTTTGCGCATCCTCGAGGCCTTGCGTGAGACACGCTCGCACGCGAAGTTTTATCAGGCGAGCTCGTCTGAAATGTATGGTGCATCGCCGCCGCCGCAGAACGAGCAGACGCCGTTCCGTCCGCGAAGTCCGTACGGCATTGCAAAATTATTTGCACACTGGACGGCCGTGAATTATCGCGAGGCTTATAATATATTCGCGTGCTGCGGGATACTTTTCAATCACGAGAGTCCCCGCCGCGGTGAGAATTTTGTGACGCGCAAGATAACGATCAGCATCGCGGAGCTTCTCGCGGGGAAGCGTGATAAAATATATCTTGGCAACCTTGATGCAAAGCGGGACTGGGGATATGCCCCCGATTATGTCGAGGCGATGTGGCTTATGCTGCAGCAAAAGCAGCCGGATGACTATGTGATCGCGACGGGAGAAATGCACAGCGTCCGCGACTTCTTGGCCGAGGCGTTTCGACTTGCCGGTATTGACGCCTGGGAGCGTTTTGTCGAGATAGACCAGCGCTACCTTCGCCCGACCGAAGTTGATGTACTTCGCGGCGACGCGTCAAAGGCGCGCGAGAAGCTCGGCTGGAGGCCGACCGTCGGCTTTTACGATCTGGTGCGCATCATGCTTGAACACGACTGCCAATCACTTGGAGTGTCATTACCGAAGGGCTAA
- a CDS encoding DegT/DnrJ/EryC1/StrS family aminotransferase encodes MFKRRAQQIGTGGAVISPYAKRLVNRVLDSGRLSYGPYLKRFEREFARMHDRRFGIVCSSGTAALQIALHALKEHDRWKDGDEVLVPAVTFIATSNVVLHNNLRPVFVDIDPTTYNIDPRLIEARITPRTRAIMPVHLFGLSADMLPIRRIARRHNLRIVEDSCETAGVHYRGKPVGSMGDIACYSMYIAHLVTTGVGGMILTNDPELVVRCRSLMNHGRDAIYIAPDDDRGKRGTALQEVVARRFNFVSVGHSHRVTEMEGALGVAQLRELPATLRLRQRHAARLLAGLAPYREHLVLPRWPTHSEHAFMMFPIVVREESPIKRDELVEHLEEWNIETRPIFPLLNQPVYKKLFGDIERDYPVAERIVRDGLFIGCHPEMGREDVEYVLAVFRKFFEGVV; translated from the coding sequence ATGTTCAAACGTCGTGCACAACAAATCGGCACCGGCGGGGCCGTTATCTCGCCGTATGCAAAGCGGCTCGTGAACAGGGTGCTCGATTCGGGGCGGCTCTCCTACGGGCCGTACCTGAAGCGCTTCGAGCGCGAGTTTGCTCGGATGCACGATCGGAGATTCGGCATCGTGTGTTCGAGCGGGACGGCGGCGCTCCAGATTGCGCTCCATGCGCTGAAGGAGCACGACCGGTGGAAAGACGGTGACGAAGTGCTTGTGCCTGCGGTGACGTTCATTGCCACCTCGAATGTCGTGCTGCACAATAATTTGCGTCCCGTGTTCGTTGACATTGATCCGACGACGTACAACATTGATCCGCGTCTCATTGAGGCGCGGATCACGCCGAGAACACGCGCAATCATGCCGGTGCACCTCTTTGGTCTTTCCGCCGATATGCTTCCGATTCGCCGCATCGCGCGGCGGCATAACCTCCGCATCGTTGAGGATTCGTGCGAGACGGCTGGCGTTCACTACCGCGGCAAGCCCGTGGGCTCAATGGGCGACATCGCCTGCTACTCGATGTACATCGCGCACCTTGTCACAACTGGCGTTGGCGGCATGATACTCACCAATGACCCGGAACTTGTAGTACGCTGTCGCTCGCTCATGAACCACGGCCGCGATGCGATCTACATCGCGCCGGACGATGATCGGGGGAAGCGAGGTACGGCGCTTCAAGAAGTGGTCGCGCGGCGGTTCAATTTTGTCTCCGTGGGGCATAGCCACCGCGTGACCGAGATGGAAGGGGCGCTCGGCGTCGCGCAGCTCCGCGAGCTCCCGGCCACATTGCGGCTCCGGCAGCGGCATGCGGCACGGCTCCTTGCGGGTCTTGCTCCCTACAGGGAGCACCTCGTGCTTCCCCGGTGGCCCACGCATTCCGAGCACGCATTCATGATGTTTCCGATCGTGGTGCGGGAGGAGAGTCCGATCAAACGCGATGAGCTCGTGGAGCACCTTGAAGAGTGGAACATCGAGACGCGGCCGATTTTCCCGCTCCTCAACCAGCCGGTTTATAAAAAGTTGTTTGGCGACATCGAGCGCGACTATCCGGTCGCCGAGCGCATCGTCCGCGACGGCCTCTTCATCGGCTGCCACCCCGAGATGGGACGCGAGGATGTCGAGTATGTCCTCGCGGTGTTTCGGAAGTTTTTCGAGGGTGTGGTATAG
- a CDS encoding type II toxin-antitoxin system RelE/ParE family toxin: MPQHDAERLREVIRLLQLDPYFGDIQKMRGEEDTWRRRVGNYRLFYRVKTPEGVILAFHLERRKSKTYRHR, encoded by the coding sequence TTGCCACAACACGACGCAGAACGATTGCGGGAAGTAATCCGGCTGCTCCAACTCGATCCATACTTTGGTGACATCCAAAAAATGCGCGGCGAGGAAGATACGTGGCGTCGTCGAGTTGGCAACTACCGCCTTTTCTACCGTGTAAAAACACCGGAGGGTGTCATCCTCGCGTTTCACCTCGAACGCCGGAAATCAAAAACATACCGGCATCGTTAA
- a CDS encoding NAD(P)-dependent oxidoreductase, which yields MQKVLVTGAGGLLGAELVHASRAGFEVVGLRREECDITDAASVRAILERERPDVIVNCAVVVSVDRCEQDPARCRAVNVGGVENLIEAVRESGQKVTFVEISSSEVFGRVNEGEYKIEGYGEDDEPRPVSLYQRTKAEAERVVQGFARDHLEALEHWYVVRAGWLYGAGRATFVDQFFEKLQRDEPLEVIVNQWRSPTWTKDFAAGLFDLLASGRESGIYHITNEVESGEASTLDVVEEITLTLGLSRVRAPLRLVSRDDIFKIPRAPSNVLKNTRLPKLRHWREAMREYLCTAYRQ from the coding sequence ATGCAGAAGGTGTTGGTTACCGGCGCGGGCGGGCTCCTCGGGGCTGAGTTGGTACACGCTTCACGCGCAGGGTTTGAGGTAGTGGGGCTCAGGCGCGAGGAGTGCGACATAACCGATGCGGCGAGCGTGCGGGCGATTCTTGAGCGAGAGCGGCCGGACGTCATTGTAAACTGCGCCGTGGTGGTGAGCGTGGATCGCTGTGAGCAGGACCCCGCGCGCTGTCGCGCGGTGAATGTGGGGGGCGTTGAGAACCTCATTGAGGCGGTGCGTGAGAGCGGGCAGAAGGTGACGTTTGTCGAGATCAGCTCCTCCGAGGTGTTTGGGCGAGTAAATGAAGGCGAGTACAAAATTGAGGGTTACGGGGAGGACGATGAGCCACGGCCGGTCTCACTCTACCAGCGTACAAAAGCGGAGGCAGAGCGTGTCGTTCAAGGTTTTGCGCGCGATCATCTTGAGGCACTTGAACATTGGTACGTCGTGCGCGCGGGTTGGCTCTATGGCGCGGGGCGCGCGACGTTCGTTGACCAGTTTTTTGAAAAACTCCAGCGCGACGAGCCGCTCGAGGTGATCGTGAATCAGTGGCGCTCACCGACATGGACAAAAGATTTCGCGGCTGGGCTTTTTGACCTTCTCGCGAGCGGCCGCGAGAGCGGCATTTATCACATCACAAACGAAGTCGAGAGCGGCGAGGCCTCGACGCTCGACGTCGTCGAGGAAATCACGTTGACATTAGGTCTCTCGCGCGTGCGTGCGCCCCTCCGGCTCGTCTCGCGCGATGACATTTTTAAGATCCCCCGCGCCCCGTCAAACGTGCTCAAAAACACGCGCCTCCCGAAGCTGCGCCACTGGAGGGAGGCGATGAGAGAGTATTTGTGTACAGCGTATCGACAGTAA